The sequence TAAATTGCACAAGTTTCCAGTTCATTGAGAGTTTTCTAGTGATGGCCATCAAAATCTCTTCCATGCGATTTACATTATCACCAGCAAATAATCTTCCTATATGTGTCTGATTTTCCGTCATTGTATTTAAAAGTAACATTGCAGCTACAGCTAAAACAAATATTCCACCTAAGGCAAGGATGTATTTATATAGTCCTTTGCCTTTTTTTACGTCTGTTAAGGCAACACCAAAGGTTACTGACAGAGCTAAGGTTCCACCGAAGTTTGTTCCAAAAAATGGTGCCATCATAATAAAGATAATTGCCCCATATAACACATACAACCATTTTTTAAATTTCGCATTTTCCATAAGGGGAAGTGTGGCTATAATAGAACCTCCTATTAAAACACCCATGTACTCATTTCCTACTCCGTAAAACCTAGCCCCAGCGATTACATCGTATCCAAGTATAGATTGCTTTTGTAGGAAACTATTGAACAATGTATCCAATAAAACAGATGTTACTGTGATTGAACTTAGTATTATTACCCTGTTAAGTGGGTCTTTGATTGTGTACTTTAGAAGTAACATAATAACCACACACAATACATAAAACAAGCCTAGATAAATCACTAGAGGCAGTGGACCAAAGACAGGCATTATAAGAAATGCTAAAGGCCCTGCCATAGAAACTAGCACAAGATAACTGAAAAAATACTGAGGTAAGCTCTTGAGTTTAGTGTTCACCAGTGCAGCCACTACAAAAATAATAGTTATTACTATAAAGAACCTTATGGTAAAAGGACGTTGATTGAATACTGTATTTATTTGGTTTAAGCGACCTATGATAGTTTGACTATGATCTTCATCAGCTAGTACACCCATGATTGATCCATATAATTCCGTGGATTCTATACCGTAAGTGGCAAGTATGGATGGCGCTATATCTAGTGTTGTAACCACCCCTGGTCTTTTTGTTGAAGGAGCTGTGAGTAGGGAACCCGCATTATCTTTTGTGTAGTGGTGAATCACAGGTATATTTTCCCCTTCTTCCCTCATGAAATAAGGAGCATTTAATGTTAGTAAATATAATTGGTCATTTTCAGACATTACATTTAGAATTGAACCAAATAGTTCATCGGTATCTTTAATAGCTTCTATTCTAAGATCTTCAAATTGCTCCAACTGATAATAGCGATAATATTCATCTAGTCTATGTAAGTCTCCCGTATCTATGGCAAATACATGACCTAGGTCTAAGTAGCCATTCAAATATTCTACCATTTGCCCATAATCAGTACTAAACCCTCCTGGAAAGTCAGGGTTTTGGGTTAGTATCCTATCATCAACCACACCATAATTAACTATACCATCAGAGTCCATAAGTATCGCTGCTACATGCCTCTTTATTTCAAAATCATCAGAGTTACCTAGTACAACACCATTTAGACCATTTGCCTCTAAAAGGGAACCTAATTTCCCTAATTCAACAGTGTGGTACAACTGGTTGTTATGGTAGATCATATTCTGTACATAAGGGTTAAAAACAGCCTCATCATCTATCTGCCTTCTATTGAATGTTCTATAAAGACCTTCGGCCCCTATATCATCTAAAATCTCCCCCTTATTAAAGAAATTAAAACCGTTTGGTGCTAAGGCTCTACTTCCAGATCCCACAGTCATTGCTTGGTTTTCAGAAGATTTACCCCTTGCTGTAGTATTGCTAAGTATTGCCCACGAACTATTATTGAGTATCTCTTTTAGGGCAGGACCCCCATGTTCTAGCATTTCCCCTGGCAGAACTCTATCTATAACAACAATAAAGGTCTTTGGTATATCTCCTTCTTCTTGAGCTTGGGCTATTGATACAAAGCCTCCTAGGGTTATAGCTAATATTAAAATAACCACAAATAAACTATAAAATCTCTTCATAAACTTCTTCCCCCATCATCTCTTCATATAAATTTAATGTTTTCATTAACATTTTTGATATACTAAAATTCTTACTTACCCATTTTTTATTTTCCGCTCCAAGGTGTTTGTACAATTCTCTATTAGATAATAACATAGTTAGACATCTGGTCAAGTCATCCACATCACCTTTTTTAAAAACCAGACCATGTACATTGTCCTCTATAAGCTCTGGAAGACCTCCAGCGTCACTAATAATGACTGGCAGATTTATACTCATTGCTTCTATAACTGCTGTTCCACATCCTTCAGTTCTAGAAGGTTGAACAAAGTAATCAAATCTACACATGGTTTCCAATGGGTTATCTTGAAAACCCAGAAAATATATTTTGTCCTGTGCACTATCTTTCAATTTCTTAAATGCTGGCCCATCTCCAATTATATGAAGCTCTACGGGGAAGGCATCCTTTATTTTATTAAAAGCTTTGATTAATATGTCAAAACCTTTAGCCTCAGTTAATCTACCACAAGCACCTAAAATAACATTTCCATTTCCACTAGTTTTAATCCCACTTTCGTGCAGACCTTCACTTTCAGATATCTTAACACCATTATGGATAGTTGTCACCTTATCTTTTTTTATTTTTAAAGATTCACTGCTCTGATCAGTTAGTTTCTTAGATACACAGATGATTCTGTCAGCTTTATTAACTACCTTTGACAGTAAAAATTGAAAGATCTTTCTTTTTAACCTTGGAAGATTATCTAAAAAACCATGGAAGGTTACTACTATTTTTACATGCCTAGGTATAAAAACTATAAAAAGTAAAGCCTTGTATCCGTGAATATGCACAATGTCAGGACTGAATTTTTTTATATTATCCCTCAACATTGCAAAATTCTTTATGATTTTTATAGGAGCAGTGGTAACTTCATGCTCTTGAAACTCAATGTTATAAGCTCTCATCCCTGTAATAATATGCTGAATATGTGAGCTTATACCACCTTTAGACCTTGATTTTATTAGTAAAACTCTCATATTTCACACCTTCTTAATGTTTGTCTAGTATCCTAACATTTTTTTGTTCAAAAAGAGGATTTTTGGCGACTTTTGTCGAATATTAAACGTGGGGTAATTAAAGGGAGGGGTAATAGTGGAGCTAACTTCAGTTTTCAATTTTGTCTTTAGTGTAATTCCAAGGTCCTTTGTAGCTGTATATTTTTGTTTGTCTTTTATAAAACTACGACCAAAGGTAGGACAATTTGTTTCTAGCAGTTTACTGTTTGCTTTTGTTATTTGGATATCAAGGGCAGTGTTTAGTTTTGGTTTCCATTCACTTGTACCAATGATGTTTTTAGCATACATACTGCACCACATATCATATGAAAGATTAAACTCTACTTTTTCCATTGCAGTAATCTACTTTACAT comes from Alkalicella caledoniensis and encodes:
- a CDS encoding glycosyltransferase family 4 protein, translating into MRVLLIKSRSKGGISSHIQHIITGMRAYNIEFQEHEVTTAPIKIIKNFAMLRDNIKKFSPDIVHIHGYKALLFIVFIPRHVKIVVTFHGFLDNLPRLKRKIFQFLLSKVVNKADRIICVSKKLTDQSSESLKIKKDKVTTIHNGVKISESEGLHESGIKTSGNGNVILGACGRLTEAKGFDILIKAFNKIKDAFPVELHIIGDGPAFKKLKDSAQDKIYFLGFQDNPLETMCRFDYFVQPSRTEGCGTAVIEAMSINLPVIISDAGGLPELIEDNVHGLVFKKGDVDDLTRCLTMLLSNRELYKHLGAENKKWVSKNFSISKMLMKTLNLYEEMMGEEVYEEIL